In the genome of Diaphorobacter sp. HDW4A, the window GGCCGATGACTGGGCGGGGGAGGCTGCGCAGGGCGGCTTCGAGTTTGCCCAAGGCGCGGCCGGCGCGTTTGATGTGGACTGGGCGAATGGCGAGGCCGTAGCTGGGTAACGTGTCCACAGGCAATGCGCCGCTGCCGATCTGGCTGAGCATGGGGGCGGTGCTGACTTCGTATTCAGTACCAACTGCGGTTTGCAGTGGCGCGACGAGTGCCTGTGCCTGCGTCTTCATCTGCGCCTGTGGGCGGGTGAAGAGGCGCAGGGTGGTGAGGCGCTCGGCCAGATGTTCGGGCGACAGGTAGAGCTGCAGCACGGGCTCGAGCGCGGCGAGCGTGAGCTTGCCGACGCGCAGCGCGCGCTTGAGCGGGTTCTTCTTGATCTTGGCGATCAGGTCCTTGTTGCCGACGATGAGGCCGGCCTGCGGGCCGCCGAGCAGCTTGTCGCCGCTGAAGGTGACGATGTCCGCGCCTGCTTCAATCGTCTCGCGTACCGTGGCTTCGTGCGGCAGGCCGTATTGCGCGAGGTCGATCAGCGTGCCGCTGCCCAGGTCGACGGCGAGCGGCAGGCCGCGCGCATGGGCGATCGCGGCCACCTCGGCTTCGGTCACGCTCTTGGTGAAGCCCGTCACTTCGTAGTTGCTGCAATGGACCTTCATCAGCAGCGCGGTGTCGTCGGTGATGTTGTCGGCGTAGTCCTTGGCGTGCGTGCGGTTGGTGGTGCCCACTTCGACGAGCTTGGCGCCCGCTCGGCTCATGATATCGGGGATGCGAAAGGCACCGCCAATCTCGACGAGTTCGCCGCGCGAGACGATCACTTCCTTTTTCGCTGCCAGCGCGTTGAGCGTGAGCAGCACCGCCGCCGCGTTGTTGTTGACCACGGTGGCGGCCTCGGCACCAGTCAGCTCGCGCAGCAGATCGTTGACGAGATCGTCGCGATCACCGCGCCCGCCCGTGGCCAGATCGAACTCCAGATTCGCGGGCGTGGTGAGTGCTTGCACCACCGCGTTCACCGCTGCATCGGGCAGCAGCGCGCGGCCCAGGTTGGTGTGCAGCACGGTGCCGGTGAGGTTGAAAACGGCCTTCAAACGCGGCGCGAATTTCTGCGCGAGGCGTGAGGCCGCCTGCTGCGCGATGGCGTCGGGTTGCAGATTTTCTGCCGCCACTTCGCCCGCCAGTGCAGCGGGGCGCAGTTCGTCAATGGCTGCGCGCACGGCCTGAGTGGCGGCGGTGTTGCCGTACTCGGCGATGAGCGCCTTGAGCGCGGGCGTGCCGAGCACGCGGTCCACGGCGGGCAGGCGGGCTGCGGAGGAGGTCGTCGGGGCGTGTTCGGCAGTGCTCATGGATTTGCGCTCAGGCGTTGTGGTCGTCGGGCGTTGCGTCGGTTTCCGTCATCGGCAGCAGCGGGTTGACGCTGGCGCGCGCGAAGTCGGTCTCGCTCATCAAGAGGTCCAGCATCAGTGTGGCGAGGTCATCGGCCAGCGGTTCCGCGAACGGGTCCTTTTCCTGATTGGCGATCTTGCGGTAGGTGTGGCACACGTCACAGGTCTCGGCCAGCACGGTCTCGTCGCCGCCATCGACCTTCTGGTAGCGCACGCCCTTGGTGCTTTCGCAGTGGGTGCACTTCACGCGCACCATGTGCCACTCGGTGGCGCAGGTGCCGCAGTGCAGATAGCGTAGCCCTGCGTCGCGACCGCCGATGCGGATCACGCTGGCCACCGGCGCGGTCGCGCAGACGGGGCAGATCGAGGCGGGGTCGGTGTAGGGCACGTCGCTTTCCTGCAGGCGGCTTGCTCGGTCGGCGAAGGTCACCTGCAGCGCGGCCATCACCACGGGGGCGGCGGCGAGATCGGAGCTTTCGGTCAGCAGGCCCACCAGCACGCGGCGCGCGAGCGTGTTGCGGTCTTCGGCGTCCATGGCGTGCAGCGATTGCAGCATGGGCTTGACGGCATCGGGCACATGGGGGGCGTGGTCCAGCTCGTCGAGCAGTTGCACCAGCACGTCCTGCCACACCGGATCGATGTGGCTCGCGGCGGGCAACAGCGGCATGGAATGTTCCTGCGCCTGCGCGATCAGCACGGCGTCGGGCGCGGCGGTCTGCACGCTGGCAGCGGCTTTCTGCTGGGCGCGCACGATCTGCGCGACAAAGCGCAGGTAGTCGGCGATGGGGTTGCCATCGGCCTTCTGTTCGAGGCGCGCGGCGCGCTCGGCGAACAGCTGCGCGGGCTGTGGAAGACGGATACGCTGCGGATTGGTGCGGTCGAGCGATTCGATTTCGCCCGGTTGAAGAATTCTTGACACTGTGAAGTGACTCCCAAAAAACAATGCCGCTGACTGCCAAAAAACAGTCAGCGGCAGGGCAGGGGCAACGCTATGTTAGCTGTTGTCGCCCGTCATCTTGCGATACCACCCACGGTGGTGTTGCTTTGCCCAGGCACGTGTGACCGTGCCGTAGAGCATCGCGCGGATGGTGCCGCGGGTCCAGATGGCGGCATAGACGTGCATGATGATCAGGCCGATCATCCACACGGCCGCCACGGCGTGCAGCACTGAGGCGATGCGCACCACGCCCACGGGCAGGTTCAGCCAGGCGCGCCACATCATGACGCCGGAGACGATGAGCATCAGCATGCCGATCCCGAGGCCCCAGAACAGCACCTTCTGGCCGCCGTTGTACTTGCCTTGCTCGGGCATGTCGTGGTCGTCGCCGTCCACCATCTTGTTGACGTTCTTGAGCCACTCGACGTCACGTGGTTCGATCACGTTGAGCTTGGCGAAGCGGAAGAACATCACCAGGAAGAACACGAACATCACCACACCGATGTAGGGGTGCAGGATGCGCGTCCACGGGCCACCGCCGAACAGCATGGTCAGCGGGAAGAACGCCGGATGGAAGAAGGCCAGACCGGAGAGTGCCAGCAGAATGAAGCAGATGCCCACCACCCAGTGGTTCAGGCGCTCCGAGGCGTTGTAGCGTTGCAGGTCACGAGGATTGCGTCTCATGGCTGATTCTCCTTGGCTTCGGCTTCACGGTCCTTGCGTTCTTCCTCGTCTTCCAATTCCTTGGAGACTTCGTTCGGTCCCTTGGTGATGTAGTGGAACAGGCTGCCGATGGCGGCGGCGCCGAGCAGCGCCATCGACAACGGTTTGGCAACACCCTTCCACAGTCCGACCATCGGGCTGATCTTCGGCGTATCTGGCAGGTTGGCGTACAGCGACGGCTTGTCGGCATGGTGTAGAACGTACATCACATGCGTGCCGCCCACGCCTTGCGGATCGTACAAACCGGCCTCCTTGAAGCCGCGCTCGTTCAGGTCCTTCACGCGTTCCGCAGCCTGATCCTTCATTGCCTTCTTGGTGCCGAACATGATGGCGCCGGTCGGGCAGGTGGTGACGCAGGCCGGTTCGCGCCCAACGGCCACGCGGTCCGAGCACAGCGTGCACTTGTAGGCCTTGTGGTCCTTCTTGGAGATGCGCGGCACGTTGAACGGGCAACCAGTGACGCAGTAGCCGCAGCCAACGCAGTTTTCCTCATGGAAATCCACGATGCCGTTGGTGTACTGGACGATGGCTCCGGGCGATGGGCAGGCCTTGAGACAGCCCGGGTCGGCGCAGTGCATGCAGCCGTCCTTGCGGATGAGCCATTCCAGATTGCCCGTGGCCTCGTTGTCGTATTCGGTGAATTTCATCACCGTCCACGCGTTCTCGGTCAGGTCGGTCGGATTGTCGTAGGTGCCGTGGAATTCACCGGGCTCCTGGCGCAGATCGTTCCACTCCATGCATGCCGTTTGGCAAGCCTTGCAGCCGATGCATTTGGAGACGTCGATGAGTTTGGCGACTTCGCCGGACTGTGGCGACCGCGCCTGTGGAGGCGGGGTCGTCGTAGCCGAGAGGCGCATGATATCGAGTGATTGCAGTGACATCAGTGGCTCCTCATTAGATCTTCTCAACCTTCACGAGGAAGGTCTTGAATTCCGGCGTGTTGCTGTTGCCGTCTCCGACGTAAGGCGTGAGCGTGTTGGCCAGATAACCCGGCTTGGTCACGCCCTTGAAGCCCCAGTGGATTGGAATCCCCACGTGGTGCACCATCTTGCCCTCGATTTTCATCGGCTTGATGCGCTTGGTGACCAAAGCCTTCACCTTGATCGCCCCACGCTTGGAGGACACCTTTACCCGGTCGCCCGAGGCAATGCCCAATTCCTTGGCCAGCAATTCGCCGATTTCGACGAATTGCTCCGGTTGCGTGATGGCGTTGACCAGCGAGTGCTTGGTCCAGTAGTGGAAGTGCTCCGTCAAACGATAGGTTGTGCCCACGTGCGGGAACTCGTCCGCCTTGCCGAAGGTTTCCCAGATGTGCGGGAACACCCGTGCCGCCGGCGAGCTGGTGGCCTTGGGGTTGTTCGGGTACATCGGGTTCTTGCCGATCGGCGTGTCGAACGGTTCATAGTGCGTGGGGAACGGGCCTTCGTTCATGCCCTTGCGAGCGAAGAAGCGTGCGACGCCTTCCGGGTTCATGATGAACGGACCATTGCCGGTTTCGGGCGCGATGCCCACACCGGTATCCGGCACGTCAGCACCCACCCAGGCCTTGCCATTCCACTTGATGAGCTCGCGACTCGGGTTGAACGGCTTGCCCGCCACGTCGGCAGAAGCGCGGTTGTAGAGCACGCGGCGGTTCGCTGGCCAGGCCCAGGCCCAGTTCAGCGTGTTGCCGATGCCCGTCGGGTCGGAGTTGTCGCGGCGGCCCATCTGGTTGCCGGCCACAGTCCATGCACCGGCGTAGATCCAGCAGCCCGAAGCCGTGGTGCCATCGTCGCGCAGTTCTGCAAACCCGGAGACTTGCTGGCCGCCCGGACGCAGCACCTTGGTCGGGTCTTTCGGATCGACCAGATCGACCAGCGCCTTGCCGTTGTACTCCTTGGCGATCTCTTCCGATGAAGGATGAGCAGGCTGTGCGTACTTCCAGTCCAGATTCGCAATGGGATCAGGGAACGCGCCGCCGTCCTTGGCGTACATGGCCTTCAGGCGCACGTGCAGCGCCGACATGATGGCCACGTCGGTCTTGGCTTCACCCGGAGCCTCCGCAGCCTTCCAGTGCCACTGCAGCACACGAGACGAGCTCACCACTGCGCCATCTTCTTCAGCGAAGCAGGTGGTCGGCAGACGGAACACCTCGGTCTTGATCGACGCGGTATCCACATCGTTGAACTCGCCGAAGTTCTTCCAGAACTCGGAGGTTTCAGTCGCCAGCGGATCCATGATGACGAGGAACTTCAGCTTCGAGAGGCCATCACGCACGCGGGTGCTGTTGGCCAGCGCCGCAATCGGGTTGAAGCCCTGCGCGATGTAGCCGTTGACCTTGCCTTCGTTCATCAGCTGGAAGTACTGCAGCATGTCGTACTGCTTGTCCAGCTTGGGCAGATAGTCGTAGGCCCAGTTGTTTTCCGCAGTCGCTGAAGCGCCCCACCACGACTTCATCAGGCTGACGTGGAACTTCGGATAGTTCTGCCAGTAGCTCATCTGATTGGCGCGCAGAGGTTTCTGCGTGCGGCTCGTGATGTAGCCCTGATAGTCCTGTTCCCCCTGCATCGGCAGCGTCAGATAACCGGGCAGGCTGTTGGACAGCAGGCCCAGGTCAGTCAGACCCTGGATGTTGGAGTGACCACGCAGCGCGTTCATGCCGCCGCCAGCGATACCGATGTTGCCGCACAAGAGCTGCACCATCGCACCGCAACGCAGGATCTGTGCGCCGGTGGAATGCTGCGTCCAGCCGAGCGCGTACAGGATCGTCGCGGCGCGGCCTGGAACAGCGGTGGACGCGAACTGCTCGCACACGTGCTTGAACTTGTCCTGAGGTGTGCCGCAAACGCTCTCCACGCGCTCTGGCGTGTAGCTCTCGTAGTGCTTCTTCATCAACTGGTACACGCAGCGCGGGTGCTGCAGTGTCGGGTCGGTCTTGACGTAGCCGTCTTCGCCCAACTCGTAGTCCCAGGTTTTCTTGTCGTATACGCGCTTCTCTTCGTTGTAGCCCGAGAAGATGCCGTCCACGAATTCATAGTCATCGCGCACGATGAAGGTGAAGTCCGTATAGTTTTTCACGTACTCGTGATGGATCTTGTCGTTGGCGAGCAGGTAATTGATCATGCCCCCGAGGAACACGATGTCCGAACCTGACCGGATCGGCGCGTAGAAGTCCGCTACCGACGCTGAACGGTTGAAACGCGGGTCCACCACCATGAAGTGCGCCTTGTTGTGCGCCTTGGCTTCGGTGACCCATTTGAAGCCGCATGGGTGCGCTTCAGCGGCATTGCCGCCCATGATCAAAATAACGTCCGCATTCTTGATGTCGACCCAATGGTTCGTCATCGCTCCACGGCCAAACGTCGGGGCAAGACCTGCCACCGTCGGGCCGTGTCAAACACGGGCTTGGTTATCGAATGCGAGCAGGCCCCACGAACGGGCCACTTTGTGTGTGATGTATCCGGCTTCGTTGCTCGCGGCCGATGCCGCCAGCATGCCGGTGGTGAGCCAGCGGTTGACCTTCAAGCCGTCCTTCGTGGAGGCTTCGAAGTTCGCATCGCGGTCGTCCTTGAGGAGCTTGGTGATGCGGGTCAGCGCCTCGTCCCAGGACATGCGCTTCCACTCGTTCGAGCCGGGAGCGCGGTACTCAGGGTACAGCAGGCGGTTGGGGCTATTGATGAAGTCGAGCAGACCTGCCCCCTTGGGGCAGAGCGTGCCGCGATTCACCGGGTGGTCCGGATCGCCCTCGACGTGGATCACCGAGGACTTGGCGTTCTTGCCGCCCGTGCCCAGCGAATACATGAGGATGCCGCAACCGACCGAGCAGTACGTACAGGTCTGGCGCGTGACCGTGGTCGACGCAAGCTTGAACTGACGCACCTCCGCAAGAGCGGCTGTGGGCGAGAAGCCCATGGCCACGAGGCTGGAGCCGACCAGGCCCGCCCCGCTCATGCGGAAGAAGTGTCTTCTGTTCATGTCCATGACAGATCCTCCTTTGGTGTTAGTGGTGAGAAATTCATCGCAGCAGCTTGTGATAACTGGCTTGATTCCGACATCAGCCGATGAGCCGATGCCAAAACCCCCAGTGCCGGTGGGCGCTGGAGGACCAAAAACTGTTCGAAGACACGATGGAAGCCGTTTGCTGCGTCGCAGCAAATCATGAGTGCATGCCCGCTTTCGCGGTGAATGGCTGGATGTGCTGGACATCGTGGCTTGGAGACGAGTTGCGATGATCTTAACTGCTTGAATCAATTCCCTCAATGAGGGGGAGGTCTGGGGGAACTGCCCAGTGGCGCGCTGGTATCGTTGTGGTATGCAAAATTCTGAGAGTTCTTCGTCCGCCGCAACCGCCGCGTCTGCCGCCTGTCCGATGGCGGACATGCCCGGCACGACGCTGCCTTCGCTGGTTCAGGTGCAGGCGCGCCTGTGGTCAGCGGGGAGCGAAGAGGGGCAATGGGTGCCACGCGAGGTCTCGGCCGAGGTGCCGGTGGCCATGGTTTTCAATGGCATTTCGCACGCCGTGATGATGGCAAGCCCCAGAGATCTGGTCGAGTTTGGCGTGGGTTTTGCGATCAGCGAGGGCATTGTCGAGAGCCCGGACGACTGCCGTGACGTCGAAACCGAGGTGCACGGAGCTGGAACGCCCGACGCCAGTTGTGCGGTGCACATGGAGATCGCGTCGCGCCATTTCGCCCGCCTGAAAGATCAACGCCGCACGCTCGCCGGGCGCACCGGCTGCGGGGTGTGCGGGATCGACAGTATTCAGGCGCTCGACCTGCACCCCGAGCAGGTGCCGTCGCCTGCGTGGCGAGAGCAGTTCGGGGTGGCGGCGATCAATGCTGCGTTTTCCGCGCTGTCGGCCAAGCAGGCGCTGAACGCGCGTTCGGGCTCGCTGCACGCAGCCGGCTGGGCCAGGCCCGATGGCACGATCGAACATGTGATGGAAGACGTGGGCCGCCACAACGCGCTTGACAAACTCATCGGCAAACTCGCGCTGGCAAAGGAGCTGGGCACGCCGGGCTTCGTGGTCATGACCAGCCGCACGAGCTACGAGCTGGTGCGCAAATGCGCCCGCGTGGGCATTCCGGCGCTGGCCACGATTTCCGCGCCGACCTCGCTCGCGCTGCAGCTTGCCGATGAGGCGGGCATGCAGCTTTGGGGTTTCTGCCGCCCGCCGTCGGCGGTCCGCTATGTTTGATCGATGGGATCTGCCTTCATGAACATCTCTGCGTGGACTCTGGGCTGGCGCACTCTTTGGCGTGATGTGCGCGCGGGTGAGCTGCGTCTGCTGATCGTGGCCGTGACGCTGGCGGTCGCGGCGCTCACGTCGGTGGGTTTCTTTTCGGACCGCTTGCAGAGCGGCCTGCAGCGTGATGCGCTGCAACTGCTCGGCGGTGATGTGGTGATCGTGAGTGACAACGCCACGCCCGACACCTTTGTGCAGGAAGCCAAAAGGCTGGGCCTGCGCAGCGCGGCGACGCTGAGCTTTCCCACCATGGCGCGCGCGAGCGATGCCCAAGGCGGCGAGAGCAAGCTGGTGGCATTGAAGAGTGTGGACGGCAGCTATCCGCTGCGCGGTCAACTGCAGGTGGCGACCCAGACGGCGCAGCCCGGTGCGGCGACCAAGGACATTCCTGCCGCCGGAGAGGCGTGGGCTGATGCGCCGCTGCTCGAATCACTCGGCATCGCCTTGAGCGACACGCTGCTGCTTGGCGACGCGAGTCTGAAGATCACCCGCATCATCACGCTCGAGCCCGACCGTGGCGCGGGCTTCATGAGCTTTGCGCCGCGCGTGCTGATCAATGCGCAGGATCTGACGGCGACCGGCCTCGTGCAGCCAGCGAGCCGCATCACCTACCGCTTTGCGGTGGCGGGCGATGTGCCGCGCGTGGTGCAGCAATTCAAGGACTTTGCGACGCAACTGGTGGACGGGCACGAGGTGCGCGGCGTGCGCGTGGAATCGCTCGACAGCGGCCGCCCCGAGATGCACCAGACACTGGTGCGCGCGCAGAACTTTCTGAATCTCGTGGCGCTGCTCGCGGCCCTGCTGTCCGCTGTGGCCGTGGCGCTGGCCGCGCGCGGCTTTGCCAACGAGCATCTGGATGCCTCCGCGATGTTGCGCGTACTGGGTCAGAGCCAGCGCACCATTGCCTGGGCCTACGCCATCGAGTTCGCGCTGATCGGTCTGTTTGCCAGCCTGCTTGGCGTGGCGCTGGGCTTTGCGGTGCACTATGTGTTCGTGTGGATGTTCTCAGGGCTGGTCAATGCCGTGCTGCCAGCCGCGACTTTCTGGCCGGTGCTGTTCGGCCTCGGCGTGGGGCTTACGCTGATGTTCGCGTTTGGCCTGCCGCCGGTGCTTCAGCTCGCGCAGGTGCCGCCGCTGCGGGTGATCCGACGTGATCTGGGTGGCTTCAAACCGGCATCGCTCTTCGTGCTGGGGCTGGGCATGGTCGGATTCGCCGTGCTGCTGATGGCGGTGAGCCGCGATCTCAAGCTCGGCGGCATCGCGGTCGGCGGCTTTGCGGCGGCGGTAGTGGTGTTTGCGGCGCTGGCATGGCTGGCGGTCAAGGCGCTGCGGCGCTTGGTGAATGAGGCCACCGCGCCGCGCTGGCTGGTACTCGCCACGCGGCAGATTTCCGCGCGACCGGCCTATGCGGTGGTGCAGGTCAGCAGTCTGGCGGTCGGCCTGCTGGCACTGGTGTTGCTGGTGCTGCTGCGCACTGACCTGATCAGCAGCTGGCAGAAGGCCACGCCGCCCGATGCGCCCAACCGCTTCGTGATCAACGTGTTGCCCGAACAGGCCGAGGGTTTCCAGAACGCACTCAAGCAAGCGGGTGTACAGAAGTTCGACTGGTATCCGATGATCCGTGGCCGCCTTGTCGCGGTGAACGGTAAGGACGTGAGCCCCGACGACTACGCCGAGGACCGCGCCAAGCGCCTCGTCGACCGTGAGTTCAATCTCTCGAACGCGGCACAGCCGCCAGAGCACAACATGATCGTCGGCGGCGTGTGGAAGGCCGAAGAGCAGGGCGCCATGAGCGTGGAGGAGGGCATTGCCACGACGCTGGGCCTGAAGCTCGGCGACATGCTGCGCTTTGACATCGGCGGCATCCAGAACGAGGCGAAGATCACCAGCCTGCGCAAGGTGGACTGGGCGTCGATGCGCGCGAACTTCTTCGTGATGTATCCCGTCGCGAACCTGCCCGATGTGCCTGCAACCTATCTCGCCGCCTACCGTGCGCCCGACAAGCAGGGCTTCGACAACGCGCTGGTGCACGAGTTTCCCAATATCACCAATGTGGACCTGAGCGCCACGCTGCAGCAGGTGCAGACCGTGCTCGGGCAGGTGATCCGCGCGGTGGAATTTCTGTTCGGCTTCACGCTGGCGGCCGGGCTGGTGGTGTTGTTCGCGGCCGTCACTGCCACGCGTGAGGAGCGTGCGCGCGAATTTGCCATCATGCGCGCCATGGGCGCGCGTGGGCGGTTGCTCAGGCAGGTGCAGCGCGCGGAACTGGCGGGTGTGGGCTTGCTCGCGGGCTTTCTCGCCAGCGTGGTGGCCGTGGCTGTGGGCTGGGCGCTGGCGCGCTATGTGTTCGACTTCAGCTGGAGCGCACCGCTGTGGGTTCCCTTCGTCGGCGCGGTGTGCGGTGCGCTGCTGGCACTGGCAGCGGGATGGTGGGGTCTGCGCGAGGTACTGCGCAGACCGGTGGTGGATACGCTGCGGCGCGCGGCGCAGTAAAAGTTTGCACGGAGGCGCAGAGGGCGTGCGGCTCCGTTATGCTCGCCTGCGGTGACTTTTCACATGACTGAGAAATTGACAGAGAATTATTCGGACCTGTTCGCCGATACCAAACCGCTTGAATCGCCGCCCGAACCACCCGCACCGAGTCCATCGGTGAGCGCCGTGGCGGCGGCGCGCCCCGTCTCGTTCTTCCGATGGACGTTCGAGGGAATGCGCGCGTCCTTCCTGCTGCGCCCAAGCATCGCGCTCGATGCCGTTCCAGGTCCGTGGCAGCTCGCCTTTCTGACGCTGATCGCCAGCGGGCTCGATGTGCTGTTCGATCGGCTCTCGCTCTCGGGCGAGGTTCAGTTCAACTACCAGGGTTGGCTGATTCAATGGAGCCTGTGCCTGGTCACGCTTTGGCTTGCCTGGTGTTTTGCGCCGCGTGCGCGACTCGGCGCGGCGCAGGCTGCATGCCGGGTGATCGCATGGTTTGCGCTGCTGACCTGGGCCTTGTTGCTGCCGATGCTGGCTTATTACAGTGTCATGTTCTGGATAAAGATCGCTGACGACAGCGACGTGCCCGCATGGGTGAGCGATTTCTCGATGAGCCTGATCGCCTCGCTCTGGATGTTTGCCGTCATGAGCAAGCTCTCGCGTCACTATTTTGAAAGCTGGCTGCGCGCGTTCGTTCTGGTGCTGGCCGTGTTTGTCGTGACGGCCGTGCTGTTCGCCACGGCCGATGCGGAAACATGGCTTGCAGCGGATTCCGAGGGGGCTCCGGTGGAGGTTGTTCCCGGCGAAGAAGAGTCGGACGATGGTACGGATGAACAGGAGGAGTCGAACACTCCGGAAATGCTGGAAGCGCAGCTTCATGTGCCAGCTTGGAACGCGTCGCCCATCCTGATCTGAGGCGTGGAAACCTGTCATGCAGTGCCATGCATGCAGCGACGAATGCGGGACAATCTTTGCTTGTCTCTCTTCATTCACCTCCCGTCAGATTGCACCGCGCGCCATGCCAGAAGAATCCCCGAATCAAAACACTCCCGCCACGCCTTTCGAATGGATGGGCGGCGAAGCCAAGGTGCAGGCGCTGGTCACGCGTTTTTATGACCTGATGGATCTGGAGCCGGTCTACAAGGAACTGCGCGCGGCCCACGGCCCCGCGTTGGATGACGCAAGGCAGAAGCTGTTCTGGTTCCTCTGCGGCTGGCTCGGCGGCCCGGACTATTATCAGGAACGCTTCGGCCACCCGCGCCTTCGTATGCGCCATTTCCCCTTCGCCATCGGTATCCAGGAGCGCGACCAATGGGTGGCGTGCATGAATCAGGCGATGGAAGAAACCGGTGTGCCGGATGCGCTGCGCGAGCGGCTCAATCAGAGTTTCATGGGGACGGCTGATTGGATGAGAAACAGATAGTTCCCCCTGAGTCGCTTCGCGCCTTTCCCTTTTCTCGCTGCGCAGGAGGGGTTCGCAAGCAGCGCGGCGATGCGGCTCTTGTGCGGCCGCCGCTGGTGAAGGAGGCGCGCCGCAAAGTGAGGTGCTACAGCAACGTCACGGCGGTGTCATGCCAATTTTCCAAACTCCGGGTTTTCTTGTTCAGAGCCCGATATGTCCTCAATTTTCGAGCGCCGCGTTGAATTCTCTTTGTTCATCGCGTCTCGCCGTCACGTGCTTACCGCTGTCGCCGCAGCGTCCTTGCTCGCCGCCTGCGGTGGAGGCGATGGTGACGACGACACATCGCCTTCCACCAAGGCCGCAACCGCCACGCTGGCGGTGTTGGAGACCACCGATCTGCATTTCAACGTGCGCAGCTACGATTACTTCAAGCTGGCCGAGGACAAGAGCTACGGCTTCGAGCGTACGGCGACGCTGGTGCGTGCGGCCCGCAAGGAGTTCGCGAACACGCTGCTGGTGGACAACGGCGACACGATTCAGGGCACGGCGCTGGCCGACTACGAGGCCGTGGTGAAGACCATTCCGTGCATGCAGCAGCTGTCGATGTACAAGGCCATGGGCGCGCTGGGCTTCGATGCGGGAACGCTGGGCAATCACGAGTTCAACTACGGCCTGCCGTTCCTGAATCAGGTGCTTGGCGGCGGCATGGATGTGGAAGGCGTGGACTCCAAGCTCAAGTGCGCGGGCAACGGCTTCCCCGCCGTGCTGGCCAATGTGTACAGCAGCAAGACCAAGAAGCCGCTGGTGGCTCCGTATGCGATTCTTGAGCGCACGCTGGTGGCCAAGGATGCGGACGGCAAGGAGGTGAAGCTGCCGATCAAGATCGGCGTGATCGGCTTCACCACGCCCGGCATTATGAACTGGGACAAGCGTTATCTGGAGGGCAAGGTCTACACGCAGGGCGCGGTGGAAGCGGCCAATCAGTATGTTCCGGAGCTCAAATCCAAGGGTGCGAATGTCGTGGTGGCGCTGCTGCACGGCGGGCTCGATGCCAGCCCGTATTCCGCGTCGATGGAGAACCCGGGGCTGCATCTCTCCAAGGTGCCGGGCATCGATGCGATGGTGATGGGCCACCAGCACAGCGTCTTTCCTGATTTGGCGGTCACGCCCGCCTTCTCGCAGTCGGGGGTGGACAACAAAGCCGGTACGGTCAACGGCGTGCCTGCGGTGATGGCGAGTTCGTGGGGCAAGGCGCTGGGCGTGATCCAGTTGCCGCTCAAGTGGGATGGCAAGGCGTGGAGCGTTGACAAGACCAAGTCGAAGAGCGAGCTGCGCACAATACAGACCGGCAAGGACGCAGCGGGCAAGACCGTGTATGTGGATGCCGACAGCAGCATTGCGCCGCTAGTCGAGCCCCAGCATCAGGCCGCGATCACCTATGTGAAGACACCCATCGGCACCACCGATTTCCGCATGAGCACGCTGTTCGCCGATGTGGGCGATCCGGGTGCGATCCAGATCGTGAATCAGGCGCAGCGTGACTATGTCGCGACCTACATTCAGTCGAACCTCCTGCAATACAAGGACCTGCCGGTGCTTTCGGTGAGCGCACCGTTCAAGTCGGGCTTTCAGGGTGCGGCGGACTACACCGATGTGGCGGCGGGTGCGCTGTCGATCTCGAGCGCGGCCGATCTGTATCTTTATCCGAACACGGTCTATGCGGTGAAGGTCAACGGCGCCGACATCAAGGACTGGCTTGAGGCCGCCGCCAAGCGCTTCAACCAGATCGATCCGACTAAG includes:
- the fdxH gene encoding formate dehydrogenase subunit beta, yielding MSLQSLDIMRLSATTTPPPQARSPQSGEVAKLIDVSKCIGCKACQTACMEWNDLRQEPGEFHGTYDNPTDLTENAWTVMKFTEYDNEATGNLEWLIRKDGCMHCADPGCLKACPSPGAIVQYTNGIVDFHEENCVGCGYCVTGCPFNVPRISKKDHKAYKCTLCSDRVAVGREPACVTTCPTGAIMFGTKKAMKDQAAERVKDLNERGFKEAGLYDPQGVGGTHVMYVLHHADKPSLYANLPDTPKISPMVGLWKGVAKPLSMALLGAAAIGSLFHYITKGPNEVSKELEDEEERKDREAEAKENQP
- a CDS encoding formate dehydrogenase subunit gamma, producing the protein MRRNPRDLQRYNASERLNHWVVGICFILLALSGLAFFHPAFFPLTMLFGGGPWTRILHPYIGVVMFVFFLVMFFRFAKLNVIEPRDVEWLKNVNKMVDGDDHDMPEQGKYNGGQKVLFWGLGIGMLMLIVSGVMMWRAWLNLPVGVVRIASVLHAVAAVWMIGLIIMHVYAAIWTRGTIRAMLYGTVTRAWAKQHHRGWYRKMTGDNS
- the selA gene encoding L-seryl-tRNA(Sec) selenium transferase, with amino-acid sequence MSTAEHAPTTSSAARLPAVDRVLGTPALKALIAEYGNTAATQAVRAAIDELRPAALAGEVAAENLQPDAIAQQAASRLAQKFAPRLKAVFNLTGTVLHTNLGRALLPDAAVNAVVQALTTPANLEFDLATGGRGDRDDLVNDLLRELTGAEAATVVNNNAAAVLLTLNALAAKKEVIVSRGELVEIGGAFRIPDIMSRAGAKLVEVGTTNRTHAKDYADNITDDTALLMKVHCSNYEVTGFTKSVTEAEVAAIAHARGLPLAVDLGSGTLIDLAQYGLPHEATVRETIEAGADIVTFSGDKLLGGPQAGLIVGNKDLIAKIKKNPLKRALRVGKLTLAALEPVLQLYLSPEHLAERLTTLRLFTRPQAQMKTQAQALVAPLQTAVGTEYEVSTAPMLSQIGSGALPVDTLPSYGLAIRPVHIKRAGRALGKLEAALRSLPRPVIGRISDDTLWLDLRCLEARDEATFTQQLTTLESAMNTP
- the fdhE gene encoding formate dehydrogenase accessory protein FdhE produces the protein MSRILQPGEIESLDRTNPQRIRLPQPAQLFAERAARLEQKADGNPIADYLRFVAQIVRAQQKAAASVQTAAPDAVLIAQAQEHSMPLLPAASHIDPVWQDVLVQLLDELDHAPHVPDAVKPMLQSLHAMDAEDRNTLARRVLVGLLTESSDLAAAPVVMAALQVTFADRASRLQESDVPYTDPASICPVCATAPVASVIRIGGRDAGLRYLHCGTCATEWHMVRVKCTHCESTKGVRYQKVDGGDETVLAETCDVCHTYRKIANQEKDPFAEPLADDLATLMLDLLMSETDFARASVNPLLPMTETDATPDDHNA